In a genomic window of Rhodovulum sp. P5:
- a CDS encoding ABC transporter ATP-binding protein, producing MTDLPAVLELRDLSVGYYRDLNILADLHIKARKGQITTILGANGVGKSTALKAAFGFLKPNKGDILLEGESILHLPPHEKILAGLAYIPQQPGVFKDMTVEENLQLGGWTFRKNAREVRTKIEENYDRFPVLRDKRRQVTGELSGGQQRMVEIGRTLMSEPRMLLVDEPTAGLSKMLAEEVYEMLSDLARKDELTILLVDQEIRHALKIADYVYVLELGRNKYEGPVSDFDDLEKAFWVA from the coding sequence ATGACCGACCTGCCCGCCGTTCTGGAACTGCGCGACCTTTCGGTCGGCTATTACCGCGACCTGAACATTCTTGCCGACCTGCATATCAAGGCCCGAAAGGGACAGATCACCACGATCCTGGGCGCCAATGGTGTGGGCAAGTCCACCGCGCTGAAGGCGGCCTTCGGGTTTCTGAAACCCAACAAGGGCGACATCCTGCTGGAGGGCGAAAGCATCCTGCACCTGCCCCCCCATGAAAAGATCCTCGCCGGTCTCGCCTACATCCCGCAGCAGCCGGGGGTGTTCAAGGACATGACGGTGGAGGAGAACCTTCAGCTTGGCGGCTGGACCTTCCGCAAGAACGCGCGAGAGGTCCGGACGAAGATCGAGGAGAACTATGACCGCTTCCCCGTGCTGCGCGACAAGCGCCGGCAGGTGACCGGAGAGCTTTCCGGCGGTCAGCAGCGCATGGTGGAAATCGGCCGGACGCTGATGTCGGAGCCCAGGATGCTATTGGTCGACGAACCGACCGCGGGGTTGTCGAAGATGCTGGCGGAAGAGGTGTACGAGATGCTGTCGGATCTCGCCCGGAAGGACGAACTCACGATCCTTCTGGTCGATCAGGAGATCCGCCACGCGCTGAAGATCGCCGATTACGTCTATGTGCTGGAACTGGGCCGCAACAAGTACGAAGGCCCCGTGTCCGATTTCGACGATCTGGAAAAGGCGTTCTGGGTGGCGTGA
- a CDS encoding GNAT family N-acetyltransferase, with the protein MPSDPTIREAGPEDMDRLDTALAALAADLGDAYRPQAAALAAACDGGLVRALLADRSGQLAGAVLFCPVYSTIRASCGAFVSDLWVAAPMRGTGLGRRLLAQTARIAARRWNARFVKLSVYHHTADAAAFYDRLGFDFPDRERNAILEGASLHALTGDLA; encoded by the coding sequence TTGCCTTCTGACCCGACGATCCGGGAGGCCGGACCGGAAGATATGGACCGGCTGGATACCGCCCTTGCCGCGCTGGCCGCCGATCTGGGGGACGCGTATCGCCCGCAGGCGGCAGCCCTTGCCGCCGCGTGCGATGGTGGCCTGGTGCGGGCGCTTCTGGCAGACCGCAGCGGACAGCTTGCCGGGGCCGTGCTGTTCTGCCCGGTCTATTCCACGATCCGTGCAAGCTGCGGGGCCTTCGTGTCGGACCTGTGGGTCGCAGCACCGATGCGCGGCACCGGGCTGGGGCGCCGGCTGCTGGCCCAGACCGCGCGGATCGCCGCCCGGCGGTGGAACGCGCGCTTCGTCAAACTGTCGGTCTATCACCACACGGCTGACGCCGCGGCATTCTACGACCGGCTGGGTTTCGACTTTCCCGACCGCGAACGAAACGCCATTCTCGAAGGTGCATCCTTGCATGCCCTGACCGGAGACCTTGCATGA
- a CDS encoding aspartate aminotransferase family protein: MNTDQSRLFYQSRRRKPVLDRAEGVYMWDRDGKRYLDGSSGAMVCNIGHSNPHVLQAMQSQMQTATFGYRLHFETEPAERLAHMVADRAPEGLDRVFFVSGGSEAVESALKLARQYALAIGEAQRWKVISRFPAYHGSTLGALAVTGYAPMTAPFDPMMRQMPKIPAPRAYLDGLDPDDPATGDHYAHMLEERITAEGPETVLAFIVEPIGGASTGALVPPAGYMQRIREICDRYGVLLIHDEVISAGGRVGTFFAGDLWGVRPDILTISKGFGGGYVPLGAAVARNEIAEAVLGAGGFIHGFTYAGNPLACAAGIAVIEEIERQGMMANAVHVGGLLKTRLKALMNRYPFIGDVRGEGLLLAFELVSDRGTMAPLPPDLHAYDDLVETAYDNGLIIYARRSRGGYSGDHFLVAPPMIATEAHVDEIMEKLTATLDRFEAAHGLG; encoded by the coding sequence ATGAATACGGATCAAAGCAGGCTCTTCTACCAGTCCCGCCGCCGCAAGCCGGTGCTCGACCGGGCCGAGGGCGTCTATATGTGGGACCGGGACGGCAAGCGCTATCTCGACGGGTCTTCCGGCGCGATGGTCTGCAATATCGGCCATTCCAACCCCCATGTGCTGCAGGCCATGCAAAGCCAGATGCAGACCGCGACCTTCGGCTATCGGCTGCATTTCGAAACCGAACCGGCGGAGCGTCTGGCCCATATGGTGGCCGACCGCGCGCCCGAGGGGCTGGACCGCGTCTTCTTCGTCTCCGGCGGGTCGGAGGCGGTGGAAAGCGCGCTCAAGCTGGCGCGGCAATATGCGCTGGCCATCGGAGAGGCGCAGCGCTGGAAGGTGATCTCGCGCTTTCCGGCCTATCACGGCTCTACCCTCGGGGCGCTGGCGGTGACGGGTTACGCGCCGATGACGGCCCCCTTCGACCCGATGATGCGGCAGATGCCGAAGATCCCCGCACCGCGCGCCTATCTCGACGGGCTCGATCCCGACGATCCGGCCACCGGCGACCACTACGCCCATATGCTGGAAGAGCGGATCACGGCAGAGGGCCCCGAAACCGTGCTGGCCTTCATCGTGGAACCGATCGGGGGCGCGTCGACCGGGGCGCTGGTGCCGCCCGCGGGTTACATGCAGCGCATTCGCGAGATCTGCGACCGCTATGGCGTGCTGTTGATCCATGACGAGGTGATCTCGGCCGGCGGGCGTGTCGGGACCTTTTTCGCCGGCGATCTGTGGGGGGTACGGCCGGATATCCTGACGATCTCCAAGGGGTTCGGCGGGGGCTATGTGCCCCTTGGCGCGGCGGTTGCACGCAATGAGATTGCCGAGGCCGTGCTTGGCGCGGGCGGGTTCATCCACGGGTTCACCTATGCGGGCAACCCGCTGGCCTGTGCCGCCGGGATCGCCGTGATCGAAGAGATCGAACGCCAAGGCATGATGGCGAATGCGGTTCATGTCGGCGGGCTGTTGAAGACCCGGCTGAAGGCCCTGATGAACCGCTATCCGTTCATCGGCGACGTGCGCGGCGAAGGGTTGCTTCTGGCCTTCGAACTGGTGTCGGACCGGGGCACGATGGCGCCCCTGCCGCCCGATCTGCATGCCTATGACGACCTTGTCGAAACCGCCTATGACAACGGGCTGATCATCTATGCGCGCCGGTCTCGCGGGGGCTATTCGGGCGATCATTTCCTTGTCGCGCCCCCGATGATCGCGACCGAGGCGCATGTGGACGAGATCATGGAAAAACTGACCGCAACGCTGGACCGGTTCGAGGCCGCGCACGGGCTGGGCTGA
- a CDS encoding TRAP transporter fused permease subunit produces MLAPPPENFTQGPFRLVWLALAVLLIGFHIGLIFSGLVPNLVARPVHMALVLPWIFVFAARTPRGRATGAVWAALGVAATLWIASNHSALSDQYGFLEGRVQTGIAAVLLLTVLEAARRAIGWPLPTVAALALGYGLFGQHIPGEFGHSGTPLASFLGTLTIAEGGLWGSLTGVSVGVVAIFVIFGAVLNAGEAGQGFMNVAAAAAGRLTGGAAKVSLISSALFGSISGSASANVASTGAITLPAMEKLGYPKRLAGAVEAVASSGGQIMPPLMGAGAFVMVELTGVPYTGIMAAALIPALLYFFTVWVGINGYAHRFELKGLAEDDRPGLRDVAITSLFFLVPFSVLLWGMFVTGVTAQYAACQAILAGVVLLLFNRRLHVVPAEVAERVERACLTAARQVSMIAAIILCASIVIGVLSITGLGVKLTSLILSASGGMLWPSLLLTALACLVLGMEVPTTAAYVICVSVAGPALIQLGLGPLQAHLFVLWFALLSTITPPVCGAVFIAAGMIEENWLKVAMTAMALGVGLYVIPLGMVANPGVLQMAEAPGWALFAGGRMALGLGLLSYGLIAAHGVLLRVGLVAAGAAVVFAGAVVA; encoded by the coding sequence ATGCTCGCCCCCCCGCCAGAGAATTTCACCCAAGGTCCGTTCCGGCTCGTCTGGCTTGCCCTTGCGGTTTTGCTGATCGGCTTTCACATCGGGCTGATCTTCTCGGGGCTGGTGCCGAACCTCGTTGCCCGGCCGGTGCATATGGCGCTGGTCCTGCCTTGGATCTTCGTCTTCGCCGCGCGCACGCCGCGGGGTCGGGCAACCGGTGCGGTCTGGGCGGCGCTGGGCGTGGCAGCCACGCTGTGGATCGCATCGAACCATTCCGCGTTGTCCGATCAGTACGGGTTTCTGGAGGGGCGCGTTCAGACCGGCATCGCCGCGGTCCTGCTGCTGACGGTGCTGGAGGCCGCGCGCCGCGCCATCGGCTGGCCCCTGCCCACGGTCGCGGCGCTCGCGCTGGGTTACGGGCTCTTCGGTCAGCACATCCCCGGTGAATTCGGCCATTCCGGCACGCCGCTGGCCAGTTTCCTCGGCACGCTGACGATTGCCGAGGGCGGGCTTTGGGGCAGCCTGACCGGTGTGTCCGTCGGGGTCGTGGCGATCTTCGTGATCTTCGGGGCGGTGCTGAATGCGGGCGAGGCCGGGCAGGGCTTCATGAACGTGGCCGCTGCGGCAGCGGGGCGCCTGACGGGGGGCGCGGCGAAGGTGTCGCTGATCTCCTCTGCGCTCTTCGGCTCCATCTCCGGTTCGGCTTCGGCCAATGTCGCGTCCACCGGGGCGATCACCCTGCCCGCGATGGAGAAACTGGGCTATCCCAAGCGGCTGGCCGGCGCGGTAGAGGCGGTGGCCTCCTCCGGCGGGCAGATCATGCCGCCCTTGATGGGGGCCGGGGCCTTCGTCATGGTGGAACTGACGGGCGTGCCTTATACCGGCATCATGGCCGCCGCGTTGATCCCGGCGCTTTTGTACTTCTTCACGGTGTGGGTGGGGATCAACGGCTATGCCCATCGGTTCGAGTTGAAAGGGCTGGCCGAGGACGACCGGCCGGGCCTGCGCGATGTGGCGATCACCTCTCTCTTCTTCCTCGTGCCGTTTTCCGTGCTGCTGTGGGGGATGTTCGTCACCGGTGTTACCGCGCAATACGCCGCTTGTCAGGCGATCCTTGCCGGGGTCGTGCTGCTTTTGTTCAACCGCCGCCTGCATGTCGTCCCGGCCGAAGTGGCCGAGCGTGTGGAGCGCGCCTGCCTGACCGCCGCCCGGCAGGTGTCGATGATCGCCGCGATCATCCTGTGTGCCTCTATCGTGATCGGGGTCCTGTCGATCACCGGGTTGGGGGTGAAGCTGACCTCGCTGATCCTGTCGGCCTCGGGCGGGATGCTCTGGCCCTCGCTCTTGCTGACGGCGCTGGCCTGCCTTGTTCTGGGGATGGAGGTGCCGACAACCGCGGCTTACGTCATCTGCGTTTCGGTCGCAGGGCCTGCGCTGATCCAGCTGGGGCTGGGCCCGTTGCAGGCGCATCTTTTCGTGCTCTGGTTCGCGCTTCTGTCCACCATCACGCCCCCTGTTTGCGGCGCGGTCTTCATCGCCGCCGGAATGATCGAGGAAAACTGGCTGAAGGTCGCGATGACGGCGATGGCGCTGGGCGTGGGGCTGTACGTGATCCCGCTGGGCATGGTGGCCAATCCCGGGGTGCTGCAGATGGCCGAGGCGCCGGGATGGGCGCTGTTTGCGGGGGGGCGCATGGCGCTTGGTCTTGGGCTTTTGTCCTACGGGTTGATTGCTGCGCACGGGGTTCTGCTGCGGGTCGGTCTTGTGGCCGCCGGCGCGGCTGTGGTGTTCGCCGGCGCGGTCGTTGCGTAA
- a CDS encoding branched-chain amino acid ABC transporter permease, which translates to METPILFWGVIAWMIAWGVLGSVLLRRRYLACDLDTTNANFVGAMAGAALGPVGIGALWAGTPKLGGRLIVGLGLLAVVLIAAAFAFADPQNNCVTNGSFVASQITNGLIIGIIYGFMALGLTLIFSILGVVSFAHGEFYMIGGMLVYYITVVWFPGLPPLMGVMGACAIAFAIGAIFERLMLTPMYNGKVDRPVEYGILATFGLAFTLQYFVQALHGANPVKVQRYIDFPRIRWPEDADPLWLKTSRGNLTLFETVSISNPRFVAAVTCILVLLALLFLLHRTWTGKALRAVAQDREAAAIAGINPDRMNMLAFALGGMIAALAGALLVQAFSWLPQVGAIPAMRSFVIVVLGGLGSLPGAFLGGIMVGLVEAAGTGCIPDAQKAASYIPAYGMIVLTLTLLLRPTGMFGRRFASGAHGSF; encoded by the coding sequence GTGGAGACACCGATCCTTTTCTGGGGCGTCATCGCTTGGATGATCGCCTGGGGCGTTCTGGGCAGCGTCCTTTTGCGCCGGCGCTATCTCGCTTGCGACCTTGACACCACCAACGCCAATTTCGTGGGCGCGATGGCGGGGGCGGCCCTTGGGCCGGTCGGCATCGGCGCGCTTTGGGCCGGCACGCCGAAACTCGGCGGGCGGCTGATCGTGGGGTTGGGGCTGCTGGCCGTGGTGCTGATCGCCGCCGCCTTTGCCTTTGCCGATCCGCAGAACAACTGCGTCACCAACGGGTCCTTCGTCGCCAGCCAGATCACCAACGGGCTGATCATCGGGATCATCTACGGGTTCATGGCGCTGGGTCTGACGCTGATCTTTTCGATCCTCGGGGTGGTCAGCTTTGCCCATGGCGAGTTTTACATGATCGGCGGGATGCTGGTCTATTACATCACCGTTGTCTGGTTTCCCGGCCTGCCGCCCCTGATGGGCGTGATGGGCGCCTGCGCCATTGCCTTTGCCATCGGGGCCATCTTCGAACGGCTGATGCTGACGCCGATGTATAACGGCAAGGTCGACCGCCCGGTGGAATACGGCATTCTCGCCACCTTCGGGCTGGCCTTTACCCTGCAATATTTCGTGCAGGCGCTGCATGGTGCGAACCCGGTGAAGGTTCAGCGCTATATCGATTTCCCCCGCATCCGCTGGCCCGAGGATGCAGATCCGTTGTGGCTGAAGACCAGCCGGGGCAACCTGACGCTGTTCGAGACGGTCTCGATCTCCAACCCGCGCTTCGTGGCGGCGGTGACCTGTATCCTCGTGCTTCTGGCCCTGCTCTTCCTTCTGCACCGGACATGGACGGGCAAGGCCCTGCGCGCCGTCGCGCAGGACCGGGAGGCCGCGGCGATTGCCGGTATCAACCCCGACCGGATGAACATGCTGGCCTTTGCCTTGGGCGGGATGATCGCGGCCCTGGCCGGTGCGCTTCTGGTCCAGGCGTTTTCGTGGCTGCCGCAGGTGGGCGCGATCCCCGCGATGCGCTCCTTCGTGATCGTTGTTCTTGGCGGCTTGGGCTCCCTGCCCGGCGCGTTCCTTGGCGGCATCATGGTGGGTCTGGTGGAGGCCGCTGGGACGGGCTGTATACCCGATGCGCAGAAGGCTGCATCCTATATCCCGGCCTATGGGATGATCGTTCTCACGCTGACATTGCTTCTGCGTCCCACGGGGATGTTCGGGCGGCGGTTTGCCAGCGGCGCACACGGGTCGTTCTGA
- a CDS encoding ABC transporter substrate-binding protein: MKNPITRAGFVMAASTLALAAGSAWAQDCPIKIGALAPLSAPGTVVGGEAMRDAMIIAEEEVNASGGVLGCNIDLVVGDSEGLPEKATAVMEKLITQDGVVAVGGGYHSSVGVASKDVADARGVPVVFAETWNDTITGDKQKYIFRIAPLSSWASATIWQFVLTLPGIEKAAILTENTDYGIPASEETKRGLATGDVDSVIFSVDIGTQDYAGIVERIKAEDPDIIITLVTGEAAYNFTQQAADAGIGPLDLPFVTGQDALESGAYWTNVPDGQYAFVQRIGVPSNLYTEKGKEFAEKYKAKTGKSDVEGYAMEAYDSIILIAKAITEAGSTDGDAIVTALEGIEYDGALGKIYFPYGTGKDPSADGKGDEWWHQWPDPALTMIQYVEEGQASSDAAIVFPDAYKTADPVLVNE, encoded by the coding sequence ATGAAAAACCCGATCACCCGGGCAGGCTTCGTCATGGCTGCCAGCACGCTGGCCCTTGCCGCGGGCAGCGCATGGGCACAGGACTGCCCGATCAAGATCGGCGCATTGGCGCCGCTGTCGGCCCCCGGCACCGTTGTCGGCGGCGAAGCGATGCGCGACGCCATGATCATTGCCGAGGAAGAGGTGAACGCCTCCGGCGGTGTGCTGGGCTGCAACATCGATCTTGTGGTCGGTGACAGTGAGGGTCTGCCCGAAAAGGCCACCGCCGTGATGGAGAAGCTGATCACCCAGGACGGCGTGGTCGCGGTGGGCGGCGGCTATCACTCCTCCGTCGGGGTGGCGTCGAAAGACGTGGCCGACGCGCGCGGCGTGCCGGTCGTCTTTGCCGAGACGTGGAACGACACGATCACCGGCGACAAGCAGAAATACATCTTCCGCATCGCGCCGCTGTCCTCCTGGGCCTCGGCCACGATCTGGCAGTTCGTGCTGACCCTGCCTGGCATCGAAAAGGCCGCGATCCTGACCGAGAACACCGATTACGGCATCCCGGCCTCGGAAGAGACCAAGCGGGGGCTGGCCACCGGCGATGTGGACAGCGTGATCTTCTCCGTCGATATCGGCACGCAGGATTACGCGGGCATCGTGGAGCGGATCAAGGCGGAGGACCCCGATATCATCATCACGCTGGTGACGGGCGAGGCCGCCTATAACTTTACCCAGCAGGCCGCCGATGCGGGGATCGGGCCGCTCGACCTGCCCTTCGTCACGGGGCAGGACGCGCTGGAATCGGGTGCGTACTGGACCAATGTGCCGGACGGGCAATACGCCTTTGTTCAGCGGATCGGGGTTCCTTCGAACCTTTACACCGAAAAGGGCAAGGAGTTCGCCGAGAAGTACAAGGCCAAGACCGGCAAGTCCGATGTCGAGGGCTATGCGATGGAGGCTTATGACTCCATCATCCTGATCGCGAAGGCCATCACCGAGGCCGGTTCGACCGATGGCGATGCCATCGTCACGGCCCTGGAAGGCATCGAATACGATGGCGCGCTGGGCAAGATCTACTTCCCCTATGGCACCGGGAAAGACCCCAGCGCCGATGGCAAGGGGGATGAGTGGTGGCACCAGTGGCCCGACCCGGCGCTGACCATGATCCAGTATGTCGAAGAGGGACAGGCGTCGTCCGATGCGGCGATCGTGTTCCCCGATGCCTACAAGACCGCGGATCCGGTTCTGGTGAACGAATAA
- a CDS encoding 3-keto-5-aminohexanoate cleavage protein, protein MSKILITCAVTGSIHTPSMSPYLPYKPQDIAAQAIDAATAGAAILHLHARDPDTGRPSADAAHFMEFLPTIGAGCDAVVNLSTGGSAVMTLDQRLAGAMRAEPEMCSLNMGSMNFALYPMAARQADWRFDWEEPFLTGTDDLVFKNTPRDIAHVLREMGEKRGARFEFECYDTGHLTMLRHFADRGLVKPPIFIQFVFGVLGGMAAEAENLIHMKRLADRYFGDDYLFSVLAAGRAQMPMATMAAGMGGHVRVGLEDSLFIARGKLARSNAEQVEKIRALVEGLGREVASPDEARAMLGLKGVDKVAF, encoded by the coding sequence ATGTCGAAGATCCTCATCACCTGCGCCGTCACCGGGTCGATCCACACGCCGTCGATGTCGCCATACCTGCCGTACAAGCCCCAGGATATCGCGGCGCAGGCCATTGACGCCGCGACGGCCGGGGCCGCGATCCTGCACCTGCACGCCCGCGATCCCGACACCGGGCGCCCGTCGGCAGACGCCGCGCATTTCATGGAGTTCCTGCCCACCATCGGGGCGGGCTGCGATGCGGTGGTGAACCTGTCGACCGGGGGCAGCGCCGTGATGACGCTGGACCAGCGCCTTGCCGGGGCGATGCGGGCGGAACCGGAGATGTGTTCGCTGAACATGGGGTCGATGAATTTCGCGCTCTACCCGATGGCCGCGCGACAGGCCGACTGGCGTTTCGACTGGGAAGAGCCGTTCCTGACCGGCACCGACGATCTGGTGTTCAAGAACACGCCCCGCGACATCGCCCATGTCCTGAGAGAGATGGGCGAAAAGCGCGGCGCAAGGTTCGAATTCGAATGCTACGACACCGGGCATCTGACCATGCTGCGCCATTTTGCCGACCGGGGGCTGGTGAAACCGCCGATCTTCATCCAGTTCGTCTTCGGCGTGCTGGGGGGCATGGCGGCAGAGGCCGAGAACCTGATCCATATGAAACGGCTGGCAGACAGGTATTTCGGCGATGACTACCTGTTTTCGGTCTTGGCCGCGGGGCGGGCGCAGATGCCGATGGCCACGATGGCCGCGGGCATGGGCGGCCATGTGCGGGTGGGTCTGGAAGACAGCCTGTTCATCGCGCGCGGCAAGCTGGCCCGATCCAATGCCGAACAGGTGGAAAAGATCCGCGCGCTGGTGGAAGGTCTGGGGCGCGAGGTCGCAAGCCCGGACGAGGCGCGCGCGATGCTGGGCCTGAAAGGGGTCGACAAGGTTGCCTTCTGA
- a CDS encoding branched-chain amino acid ABC transporter permease — MKKQIPNLAGAALLIFFLVFPFVYTAGNYDYVMHILITAFFYAILASSWSMLAGYAGQFSFGHMGFMGIGAYTTALFCHYFYVTSEPTGICAEAPFFGNWFVVVNPIGVTSTTLTQDCLRQAMEVWDGSVTVTPMPVLLGIVLGTIMGGLAGFLIGLLVLRLRAAYLALFTLGFSEILKAIISAEIEITRGQAGLELPALFENGVTVFGHTYDRTDKIPPYYAMLGLLILCLLILAWLARSRFGLFVRALREDQDAAAALGVNTTRYKVYVFTITTAMAAAAGAVQAHYVQIITPNMLFLLQMSLVVAMAVIGGVENFVAAAIGAIFLQVMLEALRTDITIGGLEIDMTTWRLVVFGVLLMVTLRFFRNGLIAPVIEYFRRTGVARETVAKRTATVDGPGGGPHRAEAPE, encoded by the coding sequence ATGAAGAAACAGATACCCAACCTTGCGGGCGCCGCGCTCCTGATCTTCTTCCTCGTGTTTCCGTTCGTCTACACGGCCGGGAACTACGACTATGTCATGCATATCCTGATCACGGCCTTCTTCTACGCGATCCTCGCGTCAAGCTGGTCGATGCTGGCGGGCTATGCGGGGCAGTTTTCCTTCGGCCACATGGGGTTCATGGGGATCGGCGCCTATACCACGGCGCTGTTCTGCCATTACTTCTATGTCACCTCCGAACCGACGGGCATCTGTGCCGAGGCGCCGTTCTTCGGCAACTGGTTCGTGGTGGTGAACCCTATCGGCGTGACATCGACCACGCTCACTCAGGATTGCCTGCGGCAGGCGATGGAGGTCTGGGACGGCAGCGTCACGGTCACCCCGATGCCGGTGCTTCTGGGCATCGTTCTGGGCACGATCATGGGGGGGCTGGCCGGTTTCCTGATCGGGCTTCTGGTGCTGCGGTTGCGTGCGGCCTATCTGGCGCTATTCACGCTGGGCTTTTCGGAAATCCTCAAGGCGATCATCTCGGCGGAGATCGAGATCACCCGCGGTCAGGCCGGGCTGGAACTGCCGGCGCTCTTTGAAAACGGGGTGACGGTCTTCGGCCATACCTATGACCGGACCGACAAGATCCCACCCTATTACGCGATGCTGGGGCTCTTGATCCTGTGTCTGTTGATCCTCGCATGGCTGGCCCGGTCCCGCTTCGGCCTGTTCGTCCGCGCGCTGCGGGAGGATCAGGACGCCGCGGCGGCCCTGGGCGTGAACACGACCCGCTACAAGGTGTACGTCTTCACCATCACCACGGCGATGGCGGCGGCGGCGGGCGCGGTGCAGGCGCATTACGTGCAGATCATCACGCCCAACATGCTGTTCCTGTTGCAGATGAGCCTTGTGGTCGCCATGGCGGTGATCGGCGGGGTCGAGAATTTCGTGGCCGCGGCCATCGGTGCGATCTTCCTGCAGGTCATGCTGGAGGCGCTGAGGACCGATATCACCATTGGCGGGCTTGAGATCGACATGACGACATGGCGGCTTGTGGTCTTCGGGGTCCTGCTGATGGTCACGCTGCGGTTTTTCCGCAACGGCCTGATCGCGCCGGTGATCGAGTATTTCCGCCGCACCGGCGTGGCCCGGGAAACCGTGGCCAAGCGCACGGCGACAGTCGACGGGCCCGGCGGCGGCCCCCACAGGGCGGAGGCGCCGGAATGA
- a CDS encoding ABC transporter ATP-binding protein codes for MIHLKVTNLQKSFGGNHVLKGVNFEINGPELIGLIGPNGAGKTTMTNVLDGAIKPSSGTVYLNDHRIDQLEPYEVARAGLGRTFQVTRSFRRMTVLENLYVPALALGCSDGKAALREKAEDVLEFLTIDHLRNEYARALSGGQQKLLELGRLLMLNPDVIILDEPFAGVHPRLMEVIYAYIRRVKEEGKAIILISHQMDSIFSLSERLLVLNFGDLIADGLPEDVKNDPAVIEAYLGSDEEDAA; via the coding sequence ATGATCCATCTCAAGGTCACCAATCTGCAAAAGTCCTTCGGCGGCAACCATGTGCTGAAGGGCGTCAATTTCGAGATCAACGGCCCGGAACTGATCGGCCTGATCGGCCCCAACGGCGCGGGCAAGACCACGATGACCAATGTGCTGGACGGGGCGATCAAACCGTCCAGCGGCACGGTCTATCTGAACGACCACCGCATCGACCAGTTGGAACCCTATGAGGTCGCCCGCGCCGGTCTGGGCCGCACCTTTCAGGTGACGCGGTCCTTCCGGCGGATGACGGTTCTGGAAAACCTGTATGTCCCCGCGCTGGCGCTGGGCTGTTCCGACGGCAAGGCGGCGCTGCGGGAGAAGGCCGAGGATGTCCTTGAATTCCTCACCATCGACCATCTGCGCAACGAATATGCCCGGGCGCTTTCGGGCGGGCAGCAGAAGCTGCTGGAACTGGGGCGGCTTCTGATGCTGAACCCCGATGTCATCATCCTGGACGAACCCTTTGCCGGCGTGCACCCCAGGCTGATGGAGGTCATCTATGCCTATATCCGCCGGGTGAAGGAGGAGGGGAAGGCGATCATCCTGATCTCTCACCAGATGGACTCGATCTTCTCGCTGTCAGAACGGCTTCTGGTCTTGAACTTCGGCGACCTGATCGCCGATGGCCTGCCCGAGGACGTCAAGAACGACCCCGCCGTGATCGAGGCCTATCTTGGATCGGACGAGGAGGACGCGGCATGA